One Pyrus communis chromosome 4, drPyrComm1.1, whole genome shotgun sequence genomic region harbors:
- the LOC137732803 gene encoding sodium transporter HKT1, translating into MSNELKAKDYKRPSTEMNNFAVFGKKLESFYSNSCIALRRSLFRVLLFHSNPFCFQLFYFLTVSLFGYLALRVTKPRTSTNTSFRPNDYDIFFTSVSATTVSSMSTVEMEVFSNTQLIILTILMLLGGEVFTSMLGLQIAKSKNFPKSLNHKDDNRVDVVVDNSRHHPPDSNNNTSFEQFELRFVNDRSHLENDEKNNIYKSIRILGYVVLGYLLVVHIGGSILVSMYIALVPSARQILQSKGIEIQTFSIFTTVSTFANCGYVPTNENMIVFKKNSGLLLLLLPQLLIGNTLYPSCLRFLIWLLQKITKRAEFSYILKNYKELGYCHLRSSLHSFLLALTVLGFIVAQFILFCVMEWKSEAMDGLSAYEKFVASIFQVTNSRHSGESVVDLSVLSPAILVLFVVMMYLPPYTTFLPTTSDCEEIALANGSRNRNPIKTLVDSLIFSQLSYIAMFVILVCITERDKMKDDPLNFNVLNITIEVISGYGNVGFSTGYSCKRLLKHDSACVDAWYGFAGRWSTQGKFVLILVMIFGRLKQFSMKQGKAWKLS; encoded by the exons ATGTCCAATGAGCTGAAGGCTAAGGACTATAAAAGACCTTCTACAG AGATGAACAACTTTGCAGTTTTTGGTAAAAAGCTAGAGAGCTTTTATAGCAATTCATGCATAGCTTTAAGGCGTTCACTATTCCGTGTCCTGCTCTTTCATTCAAACCCTTTCTGTTTCCAGCTTTTTTATTTCCTAACGGTCTCTCTTTTTGGTTATTTGGCTTTGAGGGTCACAAAACCAAGAACAAGCACCAACACTTCTTTCAGGCCCAATGATTATGATATCTTCTTCACATCTGTGTCTGCCACAACAGTCTCAAGCATGTCAACAGTTGAAATGGAGGTCTTTTCAAATACCCAACTAATTATTTTGACCATTTTGATGTTATTGGGTGGGGAGGTTTTCACTTCCATGCTTGGACTTCAAATCGCAAAGTCCAAAAATTTTCCCAAATCTCTTAATCACAAAGACGACAACAGagttgatgttgttgttgataATAGCAGACACCATCCCCCAGACTCTAATAACAATACGTCTTTTGAGCAATTTGAGTTGAGGTTTGTCAATGATCGTTCACATTTagaaaatgatgagaaaaataatATCTACAAGTCCATTAGGATTTTGGGTTATGTAGTTTTGGGATATCTTTTAGTGGTTCATATAGGTGGTTCTATTTTAGTTTCCATGTACATAGCCCTTGTACCAAGTGCAAGACAAATACTTCAAAGCAAAGGCATCGAAATCCAAACATTTTCTATTTTCACCACTGTTTCTACCTTTGCAAATTGTGGTTATGTTCCCACAAATGAAAACATGATCGTTTTCAAGAAAAACTCAGGTCTTCTACTGCTTCTTCTCCCTCAACTCCTTATAGGGAACACATTGTATCCGTCGTGCCTTCGGTTTCTGATCTGGCTTTTGCAGAAAATCACGAAGAGAGCAGAATTCAGTTACATACTGAAGAATTATAAAGAATTGGGCTACTGTCATTTGCGGTCTAGTCTTCACTCTTTTCTTCTGGCCCTTACTGTCTTGGGATTCATAGTAGCTCAGTTTATACTATTTTGTGTCATGGAATGGAAATCAGAAGCCATGGATGGTCTAAGTGCGTATGAGAAATTTGTCGCCTCAATCTTTCAAGTGACGAATTCAAGACATAGCGGTGAATCCGTTGTTGATCTCTCTGTTCTCTCTCCTGCAATCTTAGTGCTCTTTGTGGTGATGAT GTATCTCCCACCATATACCACATTTCTTCCAACAACTAGCGACTGTGAAGAGATTGCTTTAGCAAATGGAAGTCGAAATCGAAATCCAATAAAGACTTTGGTGGATTCTCTAATATTCTCACAACTGTCTTATATAGCAATGTTCGTCATTCTCGTTTGTATCACAGAGAGAGATAAGATGAAGGACgaccccctcaactttaatgtGCTCAACATCACCATAGAAGTAATTAG TGGATACGGAAATGTTGGATTCTCCACCGGCTACAGTTGTAAACGTCTATTGAAACATGATAGTGCTTGCGTAGATGCTTGGTACGGGTTTGCCGGAAGATGGAGTACCCAAGGAAAGTTCGTCCTCATTCTTGTCATGATATTTGGGAGGCTCAAGCAATTCAGTATGAAGCAGGGTAAAGCTTGGAAGCTATCATGA